One genomic segment of Mesoterricola silvestris includes these proteins:
- the rodA gene encoding rod shape-determining protein RodA, whose product MRERLRALDTALLWPMVLLVIMGTLTVYSAGRGTVQSTLWAKQTVWNLMGFAVMAFLASLNPKRILRSGFPLYVVGILFLALVLVAGRKIGGSQRWIVLAGLTFQPSELMKWLTLLFVAHRLGTRQPQDLTARDLAGVSALVFFPMLLVLKQPDLGMAVSFLPILVLIPILKGLRAKWVALTLVLMTLGGVVGWQKALKPYQKQRILTFLDPGADLKGKGYQINQSRIAIGAGGLTGQGFTSGSQTQLNFLPVKTTDFVFSVWAEERGFLGVLLALGLFGLVLTRILDTAVAAKSASETYFCVGAAGIIALHLLVNVGMVIGVLPNKGIVLPFFSAGGSSTLSYFLGLGVVMAVRHRAQIK is encoded by the coding sequence ATGAGGGAGCGCCTGCGCGCCCTGGACACGGCCCTGCTGTGGCCCATGGTCCTCCTGGTGATCATGGGCACCCTGACGGTCTATTCCGCGGGCCGGGGCACGGTCCAGTCCACCCTGTGGGCCAAGCAGACCGTGTGGAACCTCATGGGCTTCGCCGTCATGGCCTTCCTGGCGAGCCTCAATCCCAAGCGCATCCTCCGCAGCGGGTTCCCCCTCTACGTCGTGGGCATCCTGTTCCTGGCCCTGGTGCTGGTTGCGGGGCGCAAGATCGGGGGCTCGCAGCGCTGGATCGTGCTGGCCGGCCTCACCTTCCAGCCCAGCGAGCTCATGAAGTGGCTGACCCTGCTGTTCGTGGCGCACCGCCTGGGCACGCGCCAGCCCCAGGACCTCACGGCCCGGGACCTGGCCGGCGTCTCCGCCCTGGTGTTCTTCCCCATGCTCCTGGTGCTCAAGCAGCCCGACCTGGGCATGGCGGTGAGCTTCCTGCCCATCCTGGTGCTGATCCCCATCCTGAAGGGCCTGCGGGCCAAATGGGTGGCCCTGACCCTCGTGCTGATGACCCTGGGCGGCGTGGTGGGCTGGCAGAAGGCCCTCAAGCCGTACCAGAAGCAGCGCATCCTCACCTTCCTGGACCCCGGGGCCGACCTCAAGGGCAAGGGCTACCAGATCAACCAGAGCCGCATCGCCATCGGCGCCGGCGGCCTCACCGGCCAGGGCTTCACCTCCGGCAGCCAGACCCAGCTCAATTTCCTGCCCGTGAAGACCACGGACTTCGTCTTCTCGGTGTGGGCCGAGGAGCGCGGGTTCCTGGGCGTCCTGCTGGCCCTGGGCCTCTTCGGGCTGGTGCTCACGCGGATCCTGGACACGGCCGTGGCCGCCAAGAGCGCCTCGGAGACCTACTTCTGCGTGGGGGCCGCGGGCATCATCGCCCTGCACCTGCTCGTCAACGTGGGCATGGTCATCGGGGTGCTGCCCAACAAGGGCATCGTGCTGCCCTTCTTCAGCGCCGGCGGGAGCAGCACGCTCAGCTACTTCCTGGGGCTGGGGGTGGTGATGGCGGTGCGGCACCGGGCGCAGATCAAGTAG